In one Sphingomonas sanguinis genomic region, the following are encoded:
- a CDS encoding serine hydrolase domain-containing protein, which yields MTTALRELHVESASVAVIRNGRIVSTGAWGMAGPNRAATVATPYNLASLTKPLTAEVILRLVSADRLSLDEPMDRYWSDPDLSRDPRRMKLTVRMALSHRTGLPNWRDVKGLAFDHDPGTTTGYSGEGYQYAARYAERRTGQSFETLAGRWLFTPAHMRASGYVSAQGEAAPIAVPYDDAGKPLPVERVTRYNAADLAHATARDYARFLIDARSDRGLVASVAAERSRSQADLTPGICAGSKAASCPPWTGFGLGWQLLGFPGGTTMLHTGKDAGAFTFAAIDRASGDGIVILTNSDNGWRVILPILERTGSDPKLIAFLRGQMN from the coding sequence ATGACCACGGCTCTCCGAGAACTGCACGTGGAGAGTGCTTCGGTCGCCGTGATCCGCAACGGACGGATCGTCTCGACGGGCGCCTGGGGCATGGCAGGGCCGAACCGGGCGGCGACCGTCGCCACGCCCTATAATCTCGCCTCGCTGACGAAGCCGCTGACGGCGGAAGTCATCCTGCGCTTGGTGTCAGCCGACAGGCTGTCGCTCGACGAGCCGATGGATCGCTACTGGAGCGATCCCGACCTGTCACGCGATCCGCGGCGGATGAAGCTGACGGTCCGCATGGCGTTGAGCCATCGCACCGGGTTGCCGAACTGGCGGGATGTGAAGGGACTGGCGTTCGATCATGATCCCGGCACGACCACCGGCTATTCGGGCGAGGGGTATCAATATGCGGCGCGCTATGCCGAGCGTCGCACCGGGCAGTCGTTCGAGACGCTGGCTGGCCGCTGGCTGTTCACACCCGCCCACATGCGCGCTTCCGGGTATGTGTCGGCGCAAGGCGAGGCGGCGCCGATCGCCGTGCCCTACGACGACGCCGGCAAGCCGCTCCCTGTAGAGCGGGTGACGCGCTACAACGCTGCCGATCTCGCGCACGCGACGGCGCGTGATTATGCGCGCTTCCTCATCGATGCGCGCAGCGACAGGGGCCTGGTCGCGTCCGTCGCGGCGGAGCGCAGCAGATCGCAGGCCGATCTGACGCCCGGAATATGTGCCGGATCGAAAGCAGCCAGCTGTCCACCCTGGACCGGCTTTGGCCTCGGCTGGCAGCTTCTCGGATTTCCCGGAGGCACAACGATGCTCCACACCGGTAAGGATGCCGGGGCCTTCACCTTCGCCGCGATCGATCGTGCGAGCGGCGACGGCATCGTGATCCTGACCAACAGCGACAACGGATGGCGGGTCATCCTGCCCATCCTCGAACGCACCGGCAGCGACCCGAAGCTGATCGCCTTCCTCCGTGGCCAGATGAACTGA